A stretch of the Panthera uncia isolate 11264 chromosome D1, Puncia_PCG_1.0, whole genome shotgun sequence genome encodes the following:
- the TRIM21 gene encoding E3 ubiquitin-protein ligase TRIM21 yields MASAAPLAMMWEEVTCPICLDPVVEPVSIECGHSFCHDCISQVGKDGGGVCPVCQHIFLLRNVRPNWPLANMVDNLKQIGQSAKEGMQRERCEVHGEKLHLFCEKDGKILCWVCSQSQNHRNHHMVPIEEAAQEYKEKLQVALGNLRKGQRLAEELEVDIAMKRAAWKSQVETHKLRIHTEFVQQQNFLAAEEQRQLQKLEMEDKEQLRILGEREATLAQKSQALQELVVELEKRSRGSALELLQEVKSVLGRSECWNLKNLDITPPDLRSVCLVPGLKRMLRTYGVNITLDPYTANPWLILSEDRRQVRLGDSRQEVPENEGRFDTYPMVLGAQFFDSGKVYWEVDVTGKEAWDLGVCRDSVRRKGHFLLSPQNGFWTIWLWNKQKYEAGTSPQTPLHLRVPPCQVGIFLDYEASTVSFYNITDHGSLIYAFSECAFAGPLRPFFSTGFNDEGSNSAPLVLRPLGVGW; encoded by the exons ATGGCCTCAGCAGCGCCCCTGGCGATGATGTGGGAGGAGGTCACTTGCCCTATCTGCCTGGATCCTGTCGTGGAGCCTGTGAGCATTGAATGTGGCCACAGCTTCTGCCACGACTGCATCTCTCAGGTCGGAAAAGATGGGGGCGGCGTCTGCCCTGTGTGTCAGCACATCTTCTTGCTCCGGAACGTCAGGCCCAACTGGCCGCTGGCCAACATGGTGGACAACCTTAAACAAATTGGCCAGAGTGCCAAGGAGGGCATGCAGCGGGAGCGGTGTGAGGTGCACGGAGAGAAACTGCACCTGTTCTGCGAGAAAGACGGGAAGATCCTTTGCTGGGTGTGTTCCCAGTCCCAGAACCACCGTAACCACCACATGGTCCCTATTGAGGAGGCTGCTCAGGAGTACAAG GAGAAGCTCCAGGTGGCATTAGGGAACCTGAGAAAAGGACAACGGTTGGCGGAGGAGTTGGAAGTGGATATTGCAATGAAGAGAGCAGCCTGGAAG AGTCAGGTTGAGACACACAAACTGAGGATTCACACAGAGTTTGTGCAGCAGCAGAACTTCCTGGCtgcagaggaacagagacagcTACAGAAACTAGAGATGGAGGACAAGGAGCAGCTGAGAATCCTGGGTGAGAGGGAGGCCACACTGGCCCAGAAGAGCCAGGCCCTGCAGGAGCTGGTCGTGGAGCTGGAGAAGAGGAGCAGGGGCTCAGCCCTGGAGCTGCTGCAG GAGGTGAAAAGTGTCCTGGGAAG GAGTGAGTGTTGGAACCTGAAGAATCTGGACATCACCCCTCCAGACCTGAGGAGTGTGTGCCTCGTGCCAGGGCTGAAAAGGATGCTGAGGACTTATGGAG TAAACATCACTCTGGATCCATACACAGCCAATCCGTGGCTCATCCTGTCAGAGGATCGGAGACAAGTGAGGCTTGGAGACAGCCGGCAGGAAGTGCCTGAAAATGAGGGCAGATTTGACACTTATCCCATGGTCCTGGGTGCCCAGTTCTTTGACTCTGGAAAGGTTTACTGGGAGGTAGATGTGACAGGAAAGGAGGCCTGGGACCTGGGTGTTTGTAGAGACTCTGTGCGGAGGAAAGGGCATTTTTTGCTCAGCCCCCAAAATGGCTTCTGGACAATTTGGCTGtggaacaaacaaaaatatgaggCTGGCACCAGCCCCCAGACTCCCCTCCACCTTCGGGTGCCTCCGTGCCAAGTTGGGATCTTCCTTGACTATGAGGCCAGCACTGTCTCCTTCTACAACATCACTGACCACGGCTCCCTCATCTACGCTTTCTCCGAATGTGCCTTCGCTGGACCTCTGCGGCCCTTCTTCAGTACTGGTTTTAATGATGAAGGAAGTAACTCAGCCCCTCTTGTCCTCCGTCCATTGGGGGTGGGTTGGTAG